In Argopecten irradians isolate NY chromosome 11, Ai_NY, whole genome shotgun sequence, one DNA window encodes the following:
- the LOC138335066 gene encoding uncharacterized protein, whose amino-acid sequence MKTVWGIIVLIFLLIDNVAHARYGGSYYGRYGGGGGSGDPLVGIIIGSVIGGLCLIGGIITVICVIHCYNKKNTKVSANQQNGTGNSTMVSTTQQQQQKGAWQQPINPPPPPSPPAYTYGPQGDSFPPPPAYPSSRS is encoded by the exons ATGAAGACGGTTTGGGGGATTATCGTTCTTATTTTCCTTTTAATAG ACAATGTGGCACATGCTCGGTATGGCGGTTCTTATTACGGACGATATGGAGGAGGAGGGGGTTCGGGAGATCC GTTGGTTGGGATAATTATCGGTTCAGTCATTGGTGGTTTGTGTCTGATTGGAGGTATCATCACCGTTATCTGTGTGATCCATTGCTACAACAAAAAGAATACTAAGGTCTCTGCCAACCAGCAAAACGGTACAGGCAACTCCACTATGG tATCTACAACTCAACAGCAGCAACAGAAGGGTGCCTGGCAACAACCAATAAATCCTCCTCCCCCTCCATCACCACCAGCCTACACGTACGGACCGCAGGGAGATAGCTTTCCCCCACCTCCTGCATACCCGTCATCAAGGTCATGA
- the LOC138335771 gene encoding uncharacterized protein produces the protein MEKIWRIIIVLFFLLIDNVACASYRRGRYYSYRSYTYYSGGGSTDSSVGIIVGAVIGGLCLVGGIIFVICLIKFCNKKKGTVVANQPHGTENITMVSSDQ, from the exons ATGGAGAAGATTTGGAGGATTATTATTGTtctcttttttcttttgattg ACAATGTGGCGTGTGCTAGCTATAGAAGAGGGAGATACTATAGTTATAGATCGTATACGTATTATTCCGGAGGAGGTTCGACAGATTC GAGTGTAGGGATTATTGTCGGTGCAGTCATCGGAGGTTTGTGCTTGGTAGGAGGTATCATCTTCGTTATCTGTCTAATCAAGTTCTGTAACAAAAAGAAAGGTACTGTGGTCGCCAACCAGCCCCATGGTACAGAGAACATCACAATGG TATCTTCAGaccaataa